A genomic window from Gossypium hirsutum isolate 1008001.06 chromosome D12, Gossypium_hirsutum_v2.1, whole genome shotgun sequence includes:
- the LOC107945733 gene encoding uncharacterized protein, which produces MACLEMYNDSEHKSHHHCAPMSPRISFSNDFVETQQITRQERSSREAPVSSDFEFSVSNYSMMSADELFYKGKLLPFKDTCNNHMQRTLREELLVEDDDNDNVTLSPSKGSTRWKGFLSLKRTHIGSKKANKSEGSVERLGNNTKRSGFVHEDTRVNKTSQDLLSEGGSSF; this is translated from the exons ATGGCATGCTTGGAAATGTATAATGACTCCGAGCACAAAAGTCATCACCACTGCGCCCCAATGAGCCCAAGAATATCTTTCTCAAATGACTTTGTGGAGACTCAGCAGATTACGAGACAAGAGAGGAGCTCAAGGGAGGCTCCAGTCTCCTCAGACTTTGAATTCTCAGTCTCAAACTACTCCATGATGAGTGCTGATGAGCTTTTCTATAAGGGTAAGCTTTTGCCATTTAAAGATACTTGTAACAATCATATGCAAAGGACTTTGAGAGAAGAACTTCTTGTTGAGgatgatgataatgataatgTGACACTCAGCCCTTCCAAGGGTTCCACAAGGTGGAAGGGATTTCTAAGTCTCAAGAGAACCCACATTGGATCCAAAAAAGCTAACAAGAGTGAAGGGTCCGTGGAGCGATTGGGTAACAATACTAAAAGATCTGGTTTTGTTCACGAGGACACCCGTGTTAACAAGACTTCACAG GACCTTTTGAGTGAAGGAGGGTCAAGCTTCTGA